A stretch of Panthera uncia isolate 11264 chromosome A1 unlocalized genomic scaffold, Puncia_PCG_1.0 HiC_scaffold_16, whole genome shotgun sequence DNA encodes these proteins:
- the OBI1 gene encoding ORC ubiquitin ligase 1, which yields MAQTVQNVTLSLTLPITCHICLGKVRQPVICINNHVFCSICIDLWLKNNSQCPACRVPITPENPCKEIIGGTSESEPMLSHTVRKHLRKTRLELLHKEYEDEIDCLQKEVEDLKSKNLSLESQIKTILDPLTLMQSSQTEDKHPIADNPNKIDPETVAEWKKKLRTANEIYEKVKDDVDKLKEANKKLKLENGGLVRENLRLKAEVDNRSPQKFGRFTVAALQSKVEQHERETNRLKKALERSDKYIEELESQIAQLKNSSEEKEAINSICQRALSTDGKGSLGGEEDMASKNQGDGARKQLGSSTSSSHLPKPSSSSARQESTSKTEPNCSKNKDLYQKRVEIMLDVTDTSMDTYLEREWGNKPSDCIPYKDEELYDLPAPCTPLSLSCLQLSTPENRESSVVKAVGSKKHSNHLRKLVFDDFCDSSNVCTKDSSEDDRSENEKKSECFTSSKTGFWDCCSTSYAQSLDFESSEGNTIANSVGEISLKLSEKSGSCISKRLNSIRCFEMNRTRTSSEASMDAAYLDKISELDSMMSESDNSKSPCNNGFKSVDLDGLSKSSQGSEFLEEPDKLDERTKPNLSKGSLTTDQLENGNEWKPTSFFLLSPSDQEMNEDFSLHTSSNPGTNEIKPPSCLFQTEFSQGVLLSSSHRLFEDQRFGSSLFKMTSEMHGLHNHLQSPWSTSFVPEKRNKNINQSTKRKIQSSLSNASPSKATKS from the exons GAGGGACAAGTGAAAGTGAACCTATGCTAAGCCATACAGTCAGGAAGCACCTTCGGAAAACTAGACTTGAGTTACTCCACAAAGAATATGAG GATGAAATAGATTGTCTGCAGAAAGAGGTAGAAGACCTTAAGAGTAAAAATCTCAGCTTGGAGTCACAAATCAAGACTATTCTGGATCCTTTAACCTTGATGCAAAGCAGCCAAACTGAAGACAAACATCCAATTGCAGACAATCCAAATAAAATTGACCCAGAAACTGTAGCAGAGTGGAAGAAAAAACTTAGAACAGCGAACGAAATCTATGAAAAAGTGAAAGATGATGTGGATAAGTTAAAGGAA gcaaataaaaaattgaaattggaAAATGGTGGCCTGGTGAGGGAGAATTTACGACTGAAGGCTGAAGTTGATAACAGATCACCCCAGAA GTTTGGAAGGTTTACAGTAGCTGCTCTTCAGTCCAAAGTAGAACAGCATGAACGTGAAACCAATCGCCTCAAGAAAGCCCTGGAACGAAGTGATAAATATATAGAGGAACTAGAATCTCAAATTGCACAGCTAAAAAATTCAAGCGAAGAGAAGGAAGCTATAAATTCCATTTGCCAGAGAGCACTTTCTACAGATGGCAAGGGGAGCCTAGGCGGTGAGGAGGATATGGCATCAAAGAATCAAGGTGATGGTGCCAGAAAGCAGCTTGGCTCATCCACCTCAAGTTCTCACCTGCCAAAGCCTTCCAGCAGTTCTGCCAGGCAGGAAAGCACCAGCAAAACAGAACCAAATTGTTCTAAGAACAAAGACCTGTATCAGAAACGGGTGGAAATAATGTTAGATGTGACAGATACAAGTATGGATACTTACTTGGAAAGAGAATGGGGTAATAAGCCAAGTGATTGTATACCCTACAAAGATGAAGAACTTTATGATCTTCCAGCTCCTTGTACTCCTCTGTCCCTTAGTTGCCTTCAGCTCAGTACTCCAGAAAATAGAGAGAGCTCTGTGGTCAAAGCAGTGGGTTCCAAAAAGCACTCAAACCATCTCAGAAAATTGGTGTTTGATGATTTTTGTGATTCTTCGAATGTTTGTACTAAAGACTCATCAGAAGATGacagaagtgaaaatgaaaagaaatcagaatgttTTACTTCCTCAAAGACAGGGTTTTGGGATTGTTGTTCCACGAGCTATGCCCAGAGCTTGGATTTTGAAAGCTCAGAGGGAAACACAATAGCAAATTCTGTtggagaaatttctttaaaattaagtgAGAAATCAGGCTCATGCATATCCAAGAGGTTGAATTCTATTCGCTGTTTTGAAATGAATCGGACAAGAACATCCAGTGAAGCATCAATGGACGCAGCTTACCTTGACAAAATATCTGAGTTGGATTCAATGATGTCGGAGTCAGACAACAGCAAGAGCCCTTGTAATAACGGTTTTAAGTCAGTAGATTTGGATGGGTTATCAAAGTCCTCTCAAGGCAGTGAATTTCTTGAGGAACCAGATAAGTTGGATGAAAGAACTAAGCCAAACCTTTCCAAAGGTTCTCTAACTACTGATCAgttagaaaatggaaatgaatggaaacccacttctttttttctcctctctccatctGACCAAGAAATGAATGAAGATTTTTCACTCCATACCAGTTCTAACCCAGGAACTAATGAAATCAAACCACCGAGCTGTTTGTTTCAGACTGAGTTTTCCCAGGGTGTTTTGTTAAGCAGTTCACACCGGCTATTTGAAGATCAGAGGTTTGGATCATCTTTGTTTAAGATGACCTCAGAGATGCATGGTCTTCATAACCACCTTCAGTCTCCTTGGTCTACTTCTTTTGTGCctgaaaagaggaataaaaatatcaatcaGTCAacgaaaagaaaaatccagagcAGTCTTTCCAATGCCAGCCCATCAAAAGCAACGAAAAGTTGA